The Azotosporobacter soli DNA segment GCTCAAACATTTTCTCTATCAGCCCATTCTTAACGCAATGGCGGCGCGAGAAAAAAATATCGCCGACAATATTGCGGCGGCATCCGATGCGAAAAGTCAGGCCGATGCGAAGAAAATAGAACTGGAAGAAGAACTCCAAGCATTGCAGGTAAAAAAGGAAGAACTTTTCGCAGCGGCCAAAGCCCAGGCAGAAAAAGAGTATCAGACGCTGCTCAAAGACGCCCGTCAGCAAGTTCAGGATCGCCAATCCGAATGGCATCGTACGCTGACGATGGAACGCGAAGCTTTCTTGACGGATTTGCAAAAGCAAATCCGCGAAGAACTTTTTGCCATTGCCAGCCTGCTTTTGCACGACCTTGCAGACGCTGCGCTGGAAGAACGCATGGCCGCCAGTTTTCAGCGGAATTTTTCCGCTATGGAGAAAGAGGAAAAAGGACGTTTTCTTGCCGCGTTGCCGCAACTTTCACAGCCGGTCCTGCTGCGCAGCGCATTCGAGCTGCCTGCCGATCTGCAAAACCGCTTATTGCAAAGTTTGCGTCAGGATATCCCTGCAGCCTATCCGATTCGCTTTGAAGTCGAACCTTCGCTTCTCGGTGGCATCGAACTCGTGATCGGCGGCGAGAAAATTGCCTGGAGTCTGGCAAACCATCTTGCCCTTTTGCAACAACGTATGGAACAAATCATGGAGAGGACGAAGAGAGATGGAACGGGAGAATGAAACGTTAACCAACCTCACAACCAACAGCCTCTTCGCGCTGCGCGAGGCACGCCTCGACTTTCAGGCCCCGCTCCTGCCGCAACAGATCGGCATCGTCAACGAACTGACCAACGGCATCGCCTGGGTTGACGGCTTGCCCGACGTGGAACTCGAAGAAATGGTCAGTTTTATCGACGGTTCGCTTGGCATCGTTTTCAACATTGACGAGCGGCAGATCGGCGTTGTTCTGTTGACCAGCAGTTCGGCCATCAAAGCCGGCACCGAAGTACGACGCACCGGGCGAGTCGCCGACGTTCCGGTTGGCGAAGGCTTGCTCGGCCGGGTCATCAACCCGCTCGGCATCCCGCTTGACAGTAAAGGTCCGCTTCATTTCAGCCAGCGTCTGCCTCTGGAACGGGAAGCACCGCAGATTATCGACCGTGATCCGGTCAAAGTTCCATTACAAACCGGCATCAAGGTTATTGACGCATTGATTCCGATCGGACGCGGCCAGCGTCAGCTGATCCTCGGCGACCGTCAAACCGGAAAAACTGCAATCGCCATTGATACGATCCTTAATCAACGGGAGAGCGGCGTTATTTGCATTT contains these protein-coding regions:
- a CDS encoding F0F1 ATP synthase subunit delta codes for the protein MLIDWFTVIAQMINFLILIWLLKHFLYQPILNAMAAREKNIADNIAAASDAKSQADAKKIELEEELQALQVKKEELFAAAKAQAEKEYQTLLKDARQQVQDRQSEWHRTLTMEREAFLTDLQKQIREELFAIASLLLHDLADAALEERMAASFQRNFSAMEKEEKGRFLAALPQLSQPVLLRSAFELPADLQNRLLQSLRQDIPAAYPIRFEVEPSLLGGIELVIGGEKIAWSLANHLALLQQRMEQIMERTKRDGTGE